GTTTACGCATTGATATCCTCGATACGGGATGACTTAATCATGAATGTTCCCCCACTTTGTATGACAACGACATGTAaatcatataataattatatatgacGACAAAATAGCTAATATCGAATACAAGTTTATTTTGATTAGTGaattcttttgtatcttttgtatctattgtttattttatttgatataacaaagagattagaaataaaaacaatcattgttttaattatttcgtacTGTAGAAATTCAACTTCCTTATgtactaaaatataaataactatttTAACATTGCATAAAAAACGAATAATCATTAATGACTGAAATGATGAGAGAAAATTTCCTTTCTGACATCTGTAATGAATTGTAACAGAGTCATTGTAATAAAGGAAATTTTTAAGTCACAGTACTAGatgcatttataggaatttTAAGATAAAATGTTGCCACTAGGATGGTATTATTATCATATGGGGGCGGAATCGGCGGTTTCGATCCATTTGTGTCGGAGTGTGGAAGCTAACGTGTAGtcgaaataattgttaaaattattaaataaacagaaaatcAGTTTGTATTACTATTTAAGCAGTATAAAAATCTGAATTGCTTAAAGTATGAAATCGTCTTGAAATTATAATCTCGAAAGTATACGTGATGCAacgttaaaaattttttaaattattgtttttacTACCTCTGATAGTagcgtatttatttttaaatatttaatcatttagtgaaatattaattattcatcaATATGAGTGCGAATTCATCGAATTTTATTATGTTAAAAAGGCATatccttttatttatatttatgctgaGTCAAGTTAACAGTGAACAAGGAGATCATATACATACTACTATGCAATATACTAAAGATAATTTTTCAACAGAAATtcagaagaaaaatcattttatcaTGTTTTATGCACCTTGGTATGCATCTTATTTTAAAAAGatctttttctatatatttataaattcattggaataatattattactgATATCAGTGTTATGTAGCCTTtacaataaagaatatttattttttttaggtGCGGTCACTGTCAAAGACTGGAACCTACATGGGAACAATTAGCTAAAATGTCAAACTTAGAggataagaatataaaaattgctaAAGTAGATTGTACTACAGATAATAGTTTATGCACAGAACATGATGTTACTGGTTATCCTACGTATGTGTGATATAGATATATTCCACAAAATATTTGtgacattatataatatatataagtatacaattataaagaaataaactgTAGGATTCCTAATATTGcagattaaaattttttaaagctGGAGAAACCAAAGGTACTAAGTTCAGAGGTACAAGGGATTTGCCATCTTTAACATCTTTTCTTACTGCTCAGCTGGGTATATCCTTGGAAGTAATTATAAAAAGCacttatattaaattataatatatgataatacCCAATCTTAGTATTcaattgtttttttaaattttctgaaCTAGAGTGAAGATGAAGCACCAACACCTCCTGAACCAGTAAATGGTTTATTGGAATTAACAGAGGATACTTTCGATAAACATGTATCTACTGGCTatcattttgtaaaattctatGCACCTTGGTGTGGCCACTGCCAAAAATTAGCTCCTACATGGGAAGAATTAGCTAATAGTTTACGTAATGATAATTATGTTAGTATTTCTAAAGTAGATTGTACACAACATCGTAGTGTTTGTGGACAATTTGATATAAAAGGATATCCAACATTGCTTTGGATTGAAGATGGAAAGAAGGTAAAATttaagtatctttcttttttagcaaaagtttaaatttttcttttcaaaaattaattttaataatacttgGTATGTATGAATATATAGGTGGATAAATATGCTGGGCAACGTACT
The sequence above is a segment of the Bombus terrestris chromosome 18, iyBomTerr1.2, whole genome shotgun sequence genome. Coding sequences within it:
- the LOC100649717 gene encoding thioredoxin domain-containing protein 5 homolog is translated as MSANSSNFIMLKRHILLFIFMLSQVNSEQGDHIHTTMQYTKDNFSTEIQKKNHFIMFYAPWCGHCQRLEPTWEQLAKMSNLEDKNIKIAKVDCTTDNSLCTEHDVTGYPTLKFFKAGETKGTKFRGTRDLPSLTSFLTAQLGISLESEDEAPTPPEPVNGLLELTEDTFDKHVSTGYHFVKFYAPWCGHCQKLAPTWEELANSLRNDNYVSISKVDCTQHRSVCGQFDIKGYPTLLWIEDGKKVDKYAGQRTHEELKVYVSKMLEKGNDQANIMTENLDSTTHTVLSLTGESFKHSIENGISFVKFFAPWCGHCKRLAPIWKDLGKKFLTNDNVKIAKVDCTLDVSKELCNEQEVDGFPTLYLYRDGLKVSEYNGARNLDDLTEFILNYIQPHDEL